GGCCGCGCCGCACGCCGTGGTGGTCGTCGACGAGGCGTACGCGGAGTTCGCCCGCCCCGGCACCCCGAGCGCCGTCACCCAGCTGGACGGTCGCGTCCGGCTCGTCGTCACCCGCACGATGAGCAAGGCGTTCGCGTTCGCCGGGGCCCGGCTCGGCTACCTCGCCGCCGACGCCGCCGTCACCGCGGCGCTGCGGCTCGTCCGGCTGCCGTACCACCTCTCCTCGCTCACGCAGGCCGCGGCCGTGGCGGCGCTCGCCCACGCCGACGAGCTGCTGTCGACCGTCGAGGCGCTCAAGGAGCAGCGCGACCGGGTCGTCGCCGGCACCGCCGCGCTCGGGCTGCGCCCGGTGCCGAGCGACGCGAACTTCGTCCTCGTCGGCGGGTTCGCCGACTCCGGCGCCGCGTTCGAGGCGCTGCTCGCGCACGGGGTGCTCGTCCGCGACGTCGGCCTGCCCGGGTACCTGCGGATGACGGCGGGCACGCCGGCGGAGACGGACGCCCTCCTCGCCGCGCTCGGTGACGTGCTCGGTGACGTGCGCGGGGCGGTGGTCGGCGGGCAGGACGCGCCCGCGGGCGGTGGCTGCCTCGCCACTAGGGTCGAGCGGTGAGCAGCCGCACCGCCCGCCTCGAGCGGGGCACGAAGGAGAGCCGGGTCCTCGTCGAGCTCGACCTCGACGGCACGGGCCGGTCGGAGGTCTCGACGGGTGTCCGCTTCTTCGACCACATGCTGTCGACCTTCGCCCGCCACTCGCTCGTCGACCTCACCGTCCGCGCGGAGGGCGACGTCGACGTCGACGCCCACCACACGGTCGAGGACGTCAGCATCGTCCTCGGCCAGGCGATCCACGCCGCCCTCGGCGACAAGGCCGGCATCCGCCGCTTCGGCGACGCCCTCGTCCCCCTCGACGAGTGCCTCGCGCAGGCGGCCGTCGACCTCGCGGGCCGCGCCTACTGCGTCCACGAGGGGGAGCCCGCCGGTCAGGAGCACGTCCTCATCGGCGGGCACTACGTCGGGTCCCTCACCCGGCACGTCCTGGAGTCCCTCGCGCACAACGCGCGCATCGCCCTCCACGTGCGGGTGCTGTCCGGGCGCGACCCGCACCACGTCGTCGAGGCGCAGTTCAAGGCCCTCGCGCGCGCGTTCCGCGCCGCCGTCGAGCCCGACCCGCGCGTGGCGGGGGTGCCGAGCGAGAAGGGCAGCCTGTGAGCACCGGCGCCCGGCCCCGCGTCGTCGTCATGGACCACGGCTCGGGCAACGTCCGCTCCGCCGTCCGTGCCCTCGAACGGGTCGGCGCCGACGTCGAGCTGACCGCCGACCCGCAGGCCGGCCTCGACGCCGACGGTCTCGTCGTGCCCGGCGTCGGGGCCTTCGCCGCCGTCGTCGAGGGCGTCCGGCGGGTCCGCGGCGACGTGGTCGTCGGTCGGCGCCTCGCCGGGGGGCGCCCCGTCCTCGGCATCTGCGTCGGCCTGCAGGTGATGTTCGAGTCCTCGACCGAGCCCGGCGCCGGCGACCGCGACGGGCTCGGGCAGTGGCCGGGCACCGTCGAGCGGCTGCCGGTGGAGCGCGTCCCGCACATGGGCTGGAACACGGTCGAGGCGCCGGCGGACAGCGTCCTGTTCGCCGGGCTCGCCGACGAGCGCTTCTACTTCGTCCACTCCTACGGCGTTCTCGCCGACGGCGTCGACGGTCCGGCCCCCGTCGCCGCGCTCGGCACCGAGCGGCTCGCGCCGCCGACGGTCACGTGGGCGGAGCACGAGGGCTGCCGGTTCGTCGCGGCCGTGGAGAACGGGGCGCTGTCGGCCACCCAGTTCCACCCGGAGAAGTCCGGGGACGCCGGCGCCGCCCTGCTTGAGCACTGGGTCCGGCGGCTGGCCTGACGCAGGAGCGGCCTGCCGCCTCGGCTAGCGTCCTGGGACGTGACCGACGACCCGACCCCCTCCGCCGACCGTACGCACCCCACCGACGCGCCGGCGCTCCAGCTCCTGCCGGCGGTCGACGTCGCCGACGGCCAGGCCGTCCGGCTCGTCCAGGGGGAGGCGGGGTCCGAGACGACGTACGGCGAGCCGCTCGCCGCGGCGCTGGCGTGGGTCGAGGCGGGCGCTGCCTGGCTCCACCTCGTCGACCTGGACGCGGCCTTCGGGCGCGGCAGCAACGCCGAGCAGCTCGCGGAGGTCGTCCGGCAGGTGAGCGACCGCGGCGTCGCCGTCGAGCTGTCCGGCGGCATCCGCGACGACGGGTCCCTGCGACGGGCGCTCGCCACCGGCTGCCGCCGCGTCAACCTCGGGACCGCCGCGCTGGAGGACCCCGAGTGGACCCGTCGCGCCATCGGCGAGTTCGGCGACCGCGTCGCCGTGGGGCTCGACGTGCGCGGCACCACCCTCGCCGCCCGCGGCTGGACGCAGGAGGGCGGGGACCTGTGGGAGACCCTCGCGCGCCTCGACGCCGACGGCTGCGCCCGCTACGTCGTCACCGACGTCACGAAGGACGGCACCCTCCGCGGGCCCAACACCGACCTGCTGCGTCAGGTCTGCGAGGTGACGGACCGCCCCGTCGTCGCCTCCGGCGGCGTGAGCAGCCTCGCCGACCTCGAGGCCCTGCGGGCCCTCGTGCCCGTCGGCGTCGAGGGCGCCATCGTCGGGAAGGCGCTGTACGCGGGCGCCTTCACCCTCCAGGAGGCGCTCGCCGTCGCCGGCTGAGCGACCGCCCGGCTCGGGTGGCGTCGCCTCAGGCGACGTCCGGCGGGGGGACGGCCGCGCACGCGGCGCACAGGCCCCAGAAGACGACCTCCGCCTCCTCGACGCTCACGAGCCCGTGCGGGGGCGAGGCGTCGAGGCAGGGCGCGTGGCCCACGACGCAGTCGACGTCGCTGACCGCGCCGCACGAGCGGCACACCGCGTGGTGGTGGTTGTCGTCGGTCCGGGTCTCGAAGCGCGCCGGGTGCCGCTGCGGCTCGATGCGGCGGACCAGGCCCGCGGCGGTGAGCGCCGCGAGGGCGTCGTAGACGCCCTGGACCGACACCGCCCCCAGCCGACGGCGCGCCTCGGTGAGGACCTCCTCGGCCGTCGCGTGCGGGTGGTCCCCGACGGCCCCGAGGACCGCGACGCGGGGACGGGTGACCCGCAACCCCGCGGCCCGCAGCCGGTCGGCCGCCGCGCCCGCCGTGGAAGGTCCGCGCACCATCTGCACACCGACATCCCACCACGCCGATATGGAACCGTTCAAGAGTGCCGGGAGGGTCGGGCGCAGGCCCCACACTGGGCCACCGTGCCGACGCCCACGATGCCGCCCGCCACCGGTCTGCGGGCCTACCGCGAGGTCCTCGCCGTCCCGGGCATGACGTCGCTCTACCTCATCGGCGTCCTCGCGCGCGTCCCGCACACCGGCGGCGGCATCGCCCTCACGCTCCTCGTCACCGAGGGGCTGGGGCGCGGCTACCTCGAGGCGGGTCTCGTGACGGCGGCGCTGACGGTCGGGATCGCCTTCGGCAGCCCGTGGCGCGGCCGGCTCGTCGACCGCCTCGGGCTGCGTCGCGCCCTCGTGCCGAGCATCGTCGCGATGCCGGTGCTGTGGACCGCGGCGGCCCTCAGCCCCTACTGGCTCCTGCTGCCCGTGGCGTTCGTCGCGGGTGCCCTCGCGGTGCCCGTCTTCACGGTGGTCCGGCAGGCCATCGGGGTCGTGGTGCCCGAGCGCTCGCGGCGCAGCGCCTTCGCGCTCGACTCCGTCCTCGTCGAGGCGAGCTTCGTCGCCGGGCCGCCGCTCGTCGTGCTCGCCGCCACGCAGGTCGACGTCCGCGTCGCCCTCGTCGCCATCGGGGTCGGCGAGGCCCTCGCGGGTGTGCTGCTCGCGGTGCTCGACCCGCGCCTGCGCAGCGACGCGGTGGGAGCGCCGGCCGACGAGCCCGCCCTGTCGGCCGGGCTCACCGGCGGCGACGACCGGCGCCTGCGGCCGCTGCGCCTGCCGCTGCCTCGCTGGCTCAGCCCCGGCCTGCTCGCGATGTACGCGTGCGCCTTCGGGGCCGCGCTCGTGCTGTCGGGGTCGGAGATCGGGATCTACGCGGTGCTGCGGGGGCTGGGAGAGGTCGGGCTCGTCGGCTGGGTGTTCGCCGCGTGGGGCGTCGCCAGCGGCGTCGGCGGGCTCGTGTACGGGGCGCTGCGCCGTGGCGCGTCCAGCCCGCTGGTCCTGCTCGCGTGGCTCGCGCTCGCGACCGTGCCGCTCGCCCTGGCGACCAGCCCGCTGCTGCTCCTCCTCCTCGTCGTGCCCGGCGGCCTCCTCACGGCCCCGACGCTGTCGTCGAGCGCCGACGGCGTCAGCCGGCGCATCGGCGACGCCAACCGCGGCGAGGCCATGGGCTGGCACGGCTCGGCGACGACGGCCGGCTTCAGCCTCGGCGCCCCGCTCGCGGGCGCGGTCGCGGACCAGGTCGGACCCTGGGGCGCGTTCCTCGTCGTCGCGGCGGTGTCGGGGGCGCTCGCGCTCACCGGGCTCGCGCTGCTGCGCCGGGCCCGGCGACCGGGTCAGCGCACCGGCCCGGTGAGCCGCTCCCCGGGGCCCTGACCCGGCTCGTCGGGCACCGTCGAGGCGTCACGGAAGGCCAGCTGGAGCGAGCGCAGCCCGTCCCGCAGCGCCCGCGCGTGCTGCGACCCCACCTCGGGGGCAGCGGCGGTCACGAGCCCGGCGAGCGCCGTGATGAGCGAGCGCGCCTCGGCGAGGTCCATGAGGTCGGCGGGGGACAGCGGCTGCCCGTCGTCCCCGGTCGCGCCCTCGAGGTCGGCGGGGTCGACGAGCCCGCACTTGACCGCCGCCGCGCTCATGAGGTGGACGGCGGCGGTCGTGATGACCTCCACGGCCGGCACGTCGGCGATGTCGCGCGCGGCGTCGGTGGCGTCCGTCAGGGGGGAATCACTCACCCTGCTACCCTTGCAGGCGACCAGTCGCGACGTTCACCCGGTCCGCCGGGGGTCCGCAGCGGCAGCAAGCGGAGGCCACTCCCACCCCGGTGCCCACGGTGCCGCGGGTCAGGTCCACGGGGACGGACTCCCGGCAGGTGCCGGGACGAGGGCCCCGGTGCGTGCGACGTGACGACAGTGACGACCGCGCCGGACCCCGGCCACCGCCTGCCCGGGCGGCAGCCGCCGGGTCGACCGGCAGCCGGCACAGACGTCCGACTCACCCTTCCACGAGGAGCACGCACATCACCGAGCCACGTATCAACGACCGCATCCGCGTCCCCGAGGTCCGACTCGTCGGGCCCAACGGCGAGCAGGTCGGCATCGTGCGGATCGAACAGGCCATGAAGCTCGCGACCGAGTCCGAGCTCGACCTGGTCGAGGTCGCGCCCGACGCCCGCCCGCCCGTCGTCAAGCTCATGGACTTCGGCAAGTTCAAGTACGAGTCGGCCATGAAGGAGCGTGCGGCCCGCAAGAACCAGGCCAACACGGTCCTCAAGGAGATCCGCTACCGCCTCAAGATCGACGACCACGACTACGCCACCAAGACGGGTCACGTCACCCGGTTCCTCAAGGGCGGCGACAAGGTCAAGGTCATGATCATGTTCCGCGGTCGCGAGCAGTCCCGTCCCGAGATGGGGCTGCGTCTCCTCCAGCGGGTCGCGGAGGACGTCAAGGAGCTGGGCTCCGTCGAGTCCTCGCCCCGGGTCGACGGGCGCAACATGGTCATGGTGATCGGGCCGCACAAGAAGAAGGCCGAGGTCAAGACCGAGCAGAAGGCCGCCAAGCAGGCCCAGAAGGACGCGGCCGCCGCGGCGGCCGACCAGGGCAGCACGGGCGCCACGACCGGCTGAGCGGCTCGGCCCGCACCACCAGCACACGGCACGCCCCCCACGGGGCTGCCCGACACAGACAGGGAGCACCACGGTGCCGAAGAACAAGACGCACTCCGGCGCGAAGAAGCGCTTCAAGGTGACGGGCTCGGGCAAGATCATGCGCGAGCAGTCGAACAACCAGCACCTCTTCGAGGGCAAGAGCAGCCGTCGCAAGCGCCGCCTCGACGTCGACCAGCAGCTGAGCAAGGCGGACTCGAAGACCGCCAAGAAGCTGCTCGGCATCTGAGCCCGCTCGCCCCGAGCCCCTCTTCCCCCTCGACGCACCAGGAGACACCCCCATGGCACGTGTGAAGCGGGCGGTCAACGCCCACAAGAAGCGCCGCGAGGTCCTCGAGCAGGCCTCCGGCTACCGCGGTCAGCGTTCGCGGCTGTACCGCAAGGCGAAGGAGCAGATCCTCCACTCCGGCGTCTACTCCTACCGCGACCGCAAGGCGCGCAAGGGCGACTTCCGCCGTCTCTGGATCCAGCGCGTCAACGCCGCGGCCCGCGCCAACGGGATGACGTACAACCGCTTCATCCAGGGCCTCAAGATCGCCGGTGTCGACGTCGACCGTCGCATGCTCGCCGAGCTCGCCGTCAACGACGAGGCGGCCTTCGCCTCGCTCGTGCAGACCGCCCGGGCCGCCCTGCCCGCGCAGGACGCCGCCTGAGGCCAGCCCGGCAGCACCGAGCACCCCAGCACGACGTGACCGAGCGCCCGGAGGCGCCGGAGCTCACCAACCCCCGCGCGGAGCGGGTGCGGTCGGTGGCCCGGCTCTCCGGGCGCTCGGCGCGTCAGCGCCAGGGCCGCTTCCTCGTCGAGGGGCACGGCCCGGTCACCGAGCTGCTCGCGGCCGCCGCCGCGCCCGCGCCCCGCGTGCGGGTGGCGGTCGAGGTGCTGTACGTCGGGCCGGAGGCGGACCCCGCCTACGCGGCGGCCGCCCGCGCCGCCCGGGTACCGGTGCGGACGGCGAGCGACGAGGTCCTCGCCGCCATGGCGGACGCCGTCACCCCGCAGCCCGTGCTGGCCGTCGCCGCGCCGGTCGACGTCGAGCTGTCGGCGGTGCTCGCCGACTCACCGCGCACCCTCGCCGTCCTCGCCCGGGTCCGCGACCCGGGCAACGCCGGCACGGTCGTCCGCGCCGCCGACGCCTCCGGCGCCGACGCCGTCGTCCTCACCACCGAGTCCGTCGACGTCCACGCGCCCAAGACCGTCCGCAGCAGCGCGGGCAGCCTCTTCCACGTGCCCGTCGTCGTCGACGTCCCCTACGCCGACGTCGTGAGGGCGTGCCGGGCCGCCGGGCTCGCGACCCTCGCGACGGCCGCGGACGCGGCGACGGACCTCGACGACCTCCTCGACGCCGCCGCGACCGGCCAGGGCCCCCTCGCGGCACCGCACGCGTGGCTGCTCGGCAACGAGGCGTGGGGGCTGCCCGAGGCCGACGCCGCGCTCGCCGACGCGCGCGTCGCCGTCCCCATCCACGGCTCGGCGGAGAGCCTCAACCTCGCGATGGCCGCGACCGTCTGCCTGTACGCGAGCGCGCGCGCCCGTCGGGCTGTGCGGCACCACGGCGGCGACACCCGGCGGCGGTCCCCGGCGGCGGGCACCTAGACTCCCGCCCCGTGCCCGCCGACCTGCCGAGCAGCCAGCCCTCCGTCCCCGACGCGCCGACGGCGGACTCCGTCGCCCACGCCGAGGCGGCCGCGCTGACGGCGTTCGCGGCGGCCGGCGACCTCGACGAGCTCAAGGCCGCGCGCCTCGCGCACGTCGGCGACCGGTCCCCGCTCGCCCTCGCGAACCGCGCCATCGGGCAGCTGCTCCCGACGGAGAAGGCCGCGGCCGGGAAGCTCGTGGGGCAGGCCCGCGGGCGGGTCCAACGCGCCCTCGCCGACCGGCAGGCGGTCCTCGAGGCGGAGCGCGACGAGCGCATCCTCCGCGAGGAAGTCGTCGACGTCACGCTGCCCACCCAGCGCGACCTCACCGGCGCCCGGCACCCGCTCACCGCCCTCATGGACCGCGTCGGCGACGTCTTCGTCGCCATGGGCTGGGAGGTCGCCGAGGGTCCCGAGGTCGAGGCCGAGTGGTACAACTTCGACGCCCTCAACATGGGCGCGGACCACCCCGCCCGCGAGATGCAGGACACGTTCTTCGTCGACCCGCCGGGCTCGCACCTCGTCCTGCGCACCCACACCTCACCGGTGCAGGCCCGCTCGCTGCTCACCCGCGGCGTCCCCGTCTACGTCGTCGTGCCCGGGCGGACGTTCCGCACCGACGAGCTCGACGCCACCCACACCCCGGTCTTCCACCAGGTCGAGGGGCTCGCGGTCGACGAGGGCCTCACGATGGCCGACCTCAAGGGCACCCTCACGCACTTCGCGCAGGCGATGTTCGGCGACGCCGTCACGACCCGGCTGCGCCCGTCGTACTTCCCGTTCACCGAGCCGAGCGCCGAGGTCGACCTCCGGTGCTTCGTGTGCGCGGCCCGCACCGGCAGCGTCGACCCGGCGTGCCGCACGTGCGGCGGCACCGGCTGGATCGAGTGGGGCGGCTGCGGCATGGTCAACCCGCGCGTCCTCACGGCCTGCGGCGTCGACCCGGACCGGTACTCGGGCTTCGCGTTCGGGATGGGCATCGAGCGCACCCTCATGTTCCGAGACGGGGTCGCGGACATGCGCGACATGGTCGAGGGCGACGTCCGCTTCGCCCGCCAGCTGGGAGGCACCCTCTGATGCGCGTTCCCCTGCAGTGGCTGCGCGAGCACGTCGCCGTCCCCGAGGACGCGACGGCGGCCGACGTCGCGGCCGACCTCGTGCGCGTCGGCCTGGAGGAGGAGGGCGTCCACGGCGGCGACGTCACGGGGCCGCTCGTCGTCGGTCGCGTCCTGTCCGTCGAGCCGGAGCCGCAGAGGAACGGCAAGACGATCAACTGGTGCCAGGTCGACGTCGGCCCGCACGGGCCCGACGACGGCTCCGGCACCCCGAGCCGCGCGCCGCGCGGCATCGTGTGCGGGGCGCACAACTTCGCCGCCGGTGACCTCGTCGTCGTCGCCCTGCCGGGCGCCGTGCTGCCCGGGCCGTTCCCCATCGCGTCCCGGCGCACGTACGGTCACGTGTCCGACGGCATGATCTGCTCCGCCCGCGAGCTCGGCCTCGGGGAGGACCACGACGGGATCATCGTCCTGCCCCGCCTGGGTCTGCCCGTGGACGTCCTCGACCGCGTCGAGCCCGGGGACGACGCCCTCGACCTCCTCGGGCTGCGCGAGGAGACCGTCGAGGTCAACGTGACCCCCGACCGCGGCTACTGCCTGTCGGTGCGCGGCGTCGCCCGCGAGTACGGCCACGCGACCGGTCTCGCGTACCGCGACCCCGTCCTCGACCTGCAGCCGCCCGAGCCCACGTCGGCGGGCTGGGAGGTGCGGCTCGCCGACGACGCACCGCTGCGGGGCCGCGCGGGCTGCGACCGGTTCGTCGCGCGCGTCGTCCGGGGCATCGACCCGACACGACCGAGTCCCTACTGGCTGCAGCGCCGGCTCCAGCTCGCCGGGATGCGCCCCATCAGCCTCGCCGTCGACGTCACGAACTACGTGATGCTCGCCCTCGGCCAGCCGCTGCACGCCTACGACGCCGCGCTGCTGTCCGGGCCCGTCGTCGTGCGACGGGCCCGACCCGGCGAGCGGCTCACGACGCTCGACGACGTCGACCGTGCCCTCGACCCGGAGGACCTCCTCATCACCGACTCGGGCGACGGCGAGGCGGGCTCGCGCGTCCTCGGTCTCGCCGGCGTCATGGGCGGTGAGGCGACGGAGGTGTCGGCGCGCACGTCCGACGTCCTCGTCGAGGCCGCCCACTTCGACCCCGTGAGCGTCGCGCGCACCGCGCGCCGGCACCGGCTGCCGAGCGAGGCGAGCCGGCGCTTCGAGCGGGGGGTCGACCCGCAGCTGGCGCCCGCGGCCGCCGAGCTCGCCGTCCGCCTGCTCGTCGCGCACGGCGGCGGGACCCCCGAGGCGGCGTGGACCGACGAGACCGCCCTCGCCGACCCGGGTCCGGTCGTCCTCGACCCCGCCTACCCGGCCCGGCTCGTCGGGGTGCCGTACACCGAGGCCGACGTCGTCGCGACGCTGGAGGAGATCGGGTGCGTCGTCACCCGCCACGGCGACCGGCTCGCGGTCGCGGCGCCGTCGTGGCGGCCCGACCTCACCGACCCCGCGGACCTCGCGGAGGAGGTGGCGCGGCTGCGGGGCTACGACGCGATCCCCGAGCGGGTCCCCACCCCGCCGCCCGGTGGCGGTCTCACCGTCACCCAGCGGGCCGTGCGCCGGGTCCGCGACCACCTCGTGAGCCGCGGTCTCGTCGAGGTCCTCTCGTACCCCTTCGTCGCGCCCGCGGCCCACGACGCCCTCGGCCTGCCGGCCGACGACGTGCGCCGCCGTGCCCTGCGCCTCGCCAACCCGCTCAACGAGGAGCAGCCGGAGCTCCGCACCGACGTCCTCACGCCGCTGCTCGACACCGTGGTCCGCAACCTCGGCAGGGGCGAGGGCGACGTCGCCGTCTTCGAGGTCGGGCTCGTCGTCCGTCCGGCACCGGACGCGCCGGCTGCGCCGGTGCCGGGTGTCGCCGGCCGTCCCGACGCCGAGGAGCTCGCGGCCCTCGACGCGGCCCTCCCGCACCAGCCGCTGCACCTCGCCGCCGTCCTCGCCGGCGCCGCCGAGCCCCCGGGCTGGCAGGGTGCGGGCCGGCCGGCGGGCTGGGCCGACGCCGTCGAGGTCGCCCGGCAGGTCGCGGGCGTCGTCGGCGCGGAGCTCGACGTGCGGCAGGCGGAGCACGCCCCCTGGCACCCCGGTCGCTGCGCCGCGCTCCTCGTCACCGGCGGGGACCGGCCGCGCGTCGTCGGGCACGCGGGGGAGCTGCACCCGCGCGTGTGCCAGGCACTCGGGCTCCCGGCGCGCACGTGCGCGGTCGAGCTCGACCTCGGCGCGGTCGTCGCTGACGGCGCCGGTCGCGTCGTCGAGGCGGTCCCGCTGTCGCGGCACCCGGTGGCGAAGGAGGACGTCGCGCTCGTCGTCGCCGCGGACGTGCCGGCGGCCGCCGTCGAGGCGGCCCTCGTCGCGGGTGCGGGCGACCTGCTCGAGCAGGTCCGCCTCTTCGACGACTACACCGGCCCCCAGGTCGGCGAGGGCCGGCGGTCGCTCGCGTACGCGCTGCGGTTCCGGGCGCCGGACCGGACGCTCACCGCCGAGGAGGTCGCCGAGGCCCGCGCCGGAGCGTTGCGCGCGGCGGAGGCGGTCGGCGCGACCCTGCGGAGCTGACCTGACCTGACCTGACCCGACCCGACGTGACCTGACCCGACCCGGCCGGTAGCGCCCGCCGCTACGGCTCGGGCACGGGCGCCGGCGTGACGCGCAGCCGTCGGGTCCGCGCCAGCACGACCGTGACGACGAGCGCGGTGCCCATGAGCGTGCTCGCGAGCACGACGACCCCCGGCCAGCCGGAGCGCGCCCACGCCGCCCCCGCGGCGGCGCCGGCGCCCGACGCGCCCGCGTAGTACGCGAGCAGGTAGAGGGACGCGGCCTGACCGGCACCGCCGACGCCGAGCGACGCCCGCGCCGTCACCCACCCGGACGCCACGCCGTGGGCGGCGAAGAAGCCGACCACCATGACGGCGGTCCCCGTGACGACGAGCCCCAGCGGGGCGGCCAGGGTGAGGAGGATCCCCCCGACGGCGACCGCGACGGCGACCGGTGCGACGGGGCGTGGCCCGACCCGGCTGCTCACCCGTCCGGCGAGCGCCGAGGCGACGCTGCCGAGGGCGTAGGTGGCGAACACGAGGCCGGCGACGCCCGTCGAGAGCCCGAACTCCGGGGACTCCAGGCGGAACGCGAGGCCGTTGAACACCGCGACGAACGCCCCCATGAGGAGGCCGCCGCATGCGAACAGCCCGACGAGGACCGGGTCGCGCAGCTGCCGCGCCAGCTGCGCGGCCACGGCCCGCGGCCGGCCCGGAGCGGGCCGGAACCGCTGCGAGGGCGGCAGCGACCACCGCACGAGCAGCGCGCACAGCAGGACGAGCACGGCGACGCCGGCGATCGCCGCGCGCCAGCCCGCCCACTCCGCGAGCGGCGCCGCGAGCAGCCGCCCCGACATGCCGCCGAGGGCGGTGCCCCCGACGTACAGACCGATGACGCCGGCCGCCGCGTCCCGGTGGACCTCCTCGCGCAGGTACGCCGTCGCCACGGCCGGCAGCCCCGCGAGGGCGAGACCCTGCAGCGTCCGCAGCGCGAGCAGCGACTCCCACGACCACGCCGCGGCGCACGCGAGGCCGAGCAGGCCCGACAGCCCGAGCGAGCCGTGGACGAGCCACGTGCGCCCGCGCGTGTCCGACAGCGGTCCCGCGACGAGCAGGCCGAGCCCGAGGGCGAGGGTGGGACCGGAGACCGACAGCGCGGCCTGCGCGGGGGTGACGCCGAATTCGGCGCTGAGCGTCGGCAGCAGCGGCTGCGTCGCCCAGACGGCGGCGAACGTCGCGACCCCGGCGAGGAACAGGGCGACGGACACCCGGCGCAGCTCCGGCGTGCCGGGCCGCAGCCCGCCCTCCGTGTCGGCCGCCACGACGGGAGGCTAATCCGGTGGAGCTCCCGTCCCCGCACCTCGTACGGTCGGCCGCGG
The nucleotide sequence above comes from Aquipuribacter nitratireducens. Encoded proteins:
- the pheS gene encoding phenylalanine--tRNA ligase subunit alpha gives rise to the protein MPADLPSSQPSVPDAPTADSVAHAEAAALTAFAAAGDLDELKAARLAHVGDRSPLALANRAIGQLLPTEKAAAGKLVGQARGRVQRALADRQAVLEAERDERILREEVVDVTLPTQRDLTGARHPLTALMDRVGDVFVAMGWEVAEGPEVEAEWYNFDALNMGADHPAREMQDTFFVDPPGSHLVLRTHTSPVQARSLLTRGVPVYVVVPGRTFRTDELDATHTPVFHQVEGLAVDEGLTMADLKGTLTHFAQAMFGDAVTTRLRPSYFPFTEPSAEVDLRCFVCAARTGSVDPACRTCGGTGWIEWGGCGMVNPRVLTACGVDPDRYSGFAFGMGIERTLMFRDGVADMRDMVEGDVRFARQLGGTL
- the pheT gene encoding phenylalanine--tRNA ligase subunit beta, with the protein product MMRVPLQWLREHVAVPEDATAADVAADLVRVGLEEEGVHGGDVTGPLVVGRVLSVEPEPQRNGKTINWCQVDVGPHGPDDGSGTPSRAPRGIVCGAHNFAAGDLVVVALPGAVLPGPFPIASRRTYGHVSDGMICSARELGLGEDHDGIIVLPRLGLPVDVLDRVEPGDDALDLLGLREETVEVNVTPDRGYCLSVRGVAREYGHATGLAYRDPVLDLQPPEPTSAGWEVRLADDAPLRGRAGCDRFVARVVRGIDPTRPSPYWLQRRLQLAGMRPISLAVDVTNYVMLALGQPLHAYDAALLSGPVVVRRARPGERLTTLDDVDRALDPEDLLITDSGDGEAGSRVLGLAGVMGGEATEVSARTSDVLVEAAHFDPVSVARTARRHRLPSEASRRFERGVDPQLAPAAAELAVRLLVAHGGGTPEAAWTDETALADPGPVVLDPAYPARLVGVPYTEADVVATLEEIGCVVTRHGDRLAVAAPSWRPDLTDPADLAEEVARLRGYDAIPERVPTPPPGGGLTVTQRAVRRVRDHLVSRGLVEVLSYPFVAPAAHDALGLPADDVRRRALRLANPLNEEQPELRTDVLTPLLDTVVRNLGRGEGDVAVFEVGLVVRPAPDAPAAPVPGVAGRPDAEELAALDAALPHQPLHLAAVLAGAAEPPGWQGAGRPAGWADAVEVARQVAGVVGAELDVRQAEHAPWHPGRCAALLVTGGDRPRVVGHAGELHPRVCQALGLPARTCAVELDLGAVVADGAGRVVEAVPLSRHPVAKEDVALVVAADVPAAAVEAALVAGAGDLLEQVRLFDDYTGPQVGEGRRSLAYALRFRAPDRTLTAEEVAEARAGALRAAEAVGATLRS
- a CDS encoding MFS transporter encodes the protein MAADTEGGLRPGTPELRRVSVALFLAGVATFAAVWATQPLLPTLSAEFGVTPAQAALSVSGPTLALGLGLLVAGPLSDTRGRTWLVHGSLGLSGLLGLACAAAWSWESLLALRTLQGLALAGLPAVATAYLREEVHRDAAAGVIGLYVGGTALGGMSGRLLAAPLAEWAGWRAAIAGVAVLVLLCALLVRWSLPPSQRFRPAPGRPRAVAAQLARQLRDPVLVGLFACGGLLMGAFVAVFNGLAFRLESPEFGLSTGVAGLVFATYALGSVASALAGRVSSRVGPRPVAPVAVAVAVGGILLTLAAPLGLVVTGTAVMVVGFFAAHGVASGWVTARASLGVGGAGQAASLYLLAYYAGASGAGAAAGAAWARSGWPGVVVLASTLMGTALVVTVVLARTRRLRVTPAPVPEP